CCGTGGATGGCCGACAGCTTCCCGCAAGCCGTTGATCACGNNNNNNNNNNNNNNNNNNNNNNNNNNNNNNNNNNNNNNNNNNNNNNNNNNNNNNNNNNNNNNNNNNNNNNNNNNNNNNNNNNNNNNNNNNNNNNNNNNNNNNNNNNNNNNNNNNNNNNNNNNNNNNNNNNNNNNNNNNNNNNNNNNNNNNNNNNNNNNNNNNNNNNNNNNNNNNNNNNTCGGTGTTTGCAGCAGCACCGCATACAGTCAGGACAAAACCCTGGCCGGATTTCTGTCAGAAAAGCGCAACGCCACCCTGGCGACCATTCGGGCCGACGGCAGCTCGCAGCTGACCCCGGTGTGGTTCCACTGGGACGGTGAGCAGTTTGCGATTTCCATGACCACCGAGCGCGCCAAATACAAAAACCTGGCCCGCGACCCACGCATCAGTCTGTGCATCGACGACGTGACCGGTACCGCGTATGTCACCGCAGAGGGAAAAGCCGAGATCCGTGACAGCGATATCTGGGACGATAC
This genomic window from Desulfurellaceae bacterium contains:
- a CDS encoding PPOX class F420-dependent oxidoreductase; this translates as GVCSSTAYSQDKTLAGFLSEKRNATLATIRADGSSQLTPVWFHWDGEQFAISMTTERAKYKNLARDPRISLCIDDVTGTAYVTAEGKAEIRDSDIWDDTRKILVKYRGEEGGAAYLERLKKQPRVLVVFAPTRLETLGLAE